A stretch of DNA from Opisthocomus hoazin isolate bOpiHoa1 chromosome 15, bOpiHoa1.hap1, whole genome shotgun sequence:
CTCGGTGCCGGCCTGTTCGGAGCACTTGTGGTACTGAGGCACATCAGTGCGGTTCTCATGCAGCCTGAAACAGGGACctttttaaatttgttattttttacCTTGTGTGTATGTTTATCCATACCTACCCCGACTTATTTCTATACGAAACACAGAACGGGAATTTGTAGGGGTTGCGAGATGGTTGTCTAAAAACAAGTTTCCCTTTTTACAGCGTGCTGTTATTTTAAACCTTGCTCTCAGAGGTGACTGGTTCTGTTATGATATGCACGTTTCTGTCTGGGGACCCCCAGTATTCTTACTGGGTTTTCTGTCATTTTGCAGTTGGTCCAAAGCTCTTCCAGTATGTTATAAAAGTCATTGTGCAGGCAATACAATTACTGTACACGATGCTGAAGATAGATCAACCATCCTATATTCTTCTTCAGGTATGTTTTGTGTTGGGTGTAATATTAATAAGAATAAATAGTATTACGCTACAGGGCATTTTTAGCAGTCTCAGATGTTTGTTCTAATTATTTGAGAGCTAAAATTGGCCTAATCAATGGTGTAAACTTCTATCAAAACTATTATAACAACATTTGTTCTTCTGCTTAATTGTTGAGCTTTGAAGCTTTGTTGACACAGATAATAGTAAAGAGTAAATCTAAAGAGAAATCTTTGTATGTTTATTGGGGAGGAATTTTGATCCTGACCCAACGGTAAAAGCTGAAGTGCCTCCCAGTCTTCATAGGAGAAGCCAGCAGTTCTGTAGCTGGTGGGTACAAAATTGTCTCTGTTCATTAAGATCCTTTAAAGCAATGTAATTTCAGTTAAGTTATTTTTTGGTAGTTGCTTAGTGATTTTTCACTTGATTACGGTCTTAtgctgtttttatttgttttatttattaaacagAATCCTCCAGGCTTACCTAGTATAGCTGTTGCCTGGGTAGCGTGTCTTTTCTGGGGAAGCAAGCTGATAATTGATTGGCACAATTATGGATATACAATAATGAGTCTGAGTCATGGAAGAAATCACCCACTAGTACAAATTGCAAAATGGTTTGTACAGtaatttcttctcttctttataAATTACATACCTTTGCAGAATTCAGACAAATGGAAACCAGCGGGGGGAATATAATTAGTGAAGGACCCTTTCTGTGAAGGATTTATGGATTGTCCTGTGTTAAACTACTTTCAGAAAGCATgttctataaaatatttttgttaagcACATAGGAACGTGACTGATGAAGTAGGCAGGATGCTTTTGTGTGCATATGCAGACTTTGATCTTGTTTTTAGAGTGACTTTAtatgtgctggggttttttattctCTAATGCTGCTTTACACTCCAGCTCATCTTTAAAGGTCTGTTTCTTGCTGAATCTAATTGGTCACATGTAGATAAAGGCTTTAAAGGCTTTTGAGTGTTGTGGTCTTAGGTCTTACAGGACAAGGGAGCTGTGCTGTATCCCTGCTCATAAACTGATACTGCTTCAGTATAAGGAGTCAATCAATAATCGATAGTTAAATTTCAGTTAGTGGAAGCAGttggtttcttttggttttgtttggcttttaatTAGCATTGGCACTGGTGGGCAGTAACTATTTGGCTGTTGTGATTGCCTGCCTGTGGTTTCTAACTAAGATTGAATTTTTGTCAGGTATGAAAAGCTGTTTGGGCGTTTGTCCGACTATAACTTGTGTGTCACTAATGCAATGAAAGAAGATCTGTGGGTGAACTGCAACATAAAGTAAGTCACATACACACATACTAATTTGTTAGAGGTATGTGAAGTGAAATAACATGGCCCCACTGATTCTGTATTCAGAGGAATCTTACAAAAGCAACTTACTGACCCCTCTCATTGCCCCCGAAACACATTAGTTCAGTTTTGTAAGGAGCTAGTGGAGTGTGGGCACACCTCATTGACTAGAAGGTGGCAGTCCAGGTGCTACGGAAGTTTTCTGCCAAGCTGCCTATGTAATTGCAATGAGGCAGATGCCATTACATTTATTAACAACTGGTCTGCCCTGCGGTTATGAAGTAAGTTTAAAAACGAGGACAATGATGTCTGCGATTTTTACGGTTGCATTATTCCTCTTCAGTATGCACACAAGAAAAGGGTCCTCTGTCATGGGATTAATATGTCTATCTTGGTGTATTCCAGTGAAATTCAGGAATACAGGAAGTTGTAAGCGTCAAAAAAGTCACTATTTTTCTGTATTAATTCACTTAATTACTTTCTGCAATACGTTGTTGTAGCCTGTCACTGTACCGTATGCATTTTGTTACATCTGTGTTTAGTCTAACTTGTGATTTCATTTCATTACAGGGCAGTAACGCTGTATGACAAGCCAGCttcttattttaaagaaacaccaTTAGAACTTCAACATCAATTGTACATGAAACTTGCCAGAGACTACGAGCCTTTTAAACCACGGTACATGGAATTAAAGCATGCAGTTACAGTCCTTATCTGAATGACAAGAAGTTATTGCACTTGGTTACCCGAAATACTTTCACGTGGGGTCACAAGTTACTGCTCATCAGCAGGCAGAGGGGTCTGTGTGTGCTCTtagcagcagcagatgctgtgCAAGTTGGCTTAATTGTCACTAGGAGAGGCCGGAATGAGTGAAATCATTGAACTGTGATAACACAAAGAGAAATAAtagaagtgttttatttttaaagaagctgGTGTAAGTACTGAGGCAGTCTGTAATAGAATATCTCTAGGGTGGAACTCGGCAGTTGTCTAGTTCCCATTGAACTAGATGACAGTGACTGGATGCTTTGTTAATAGCAGCCCTTCCTTTCACTTACTGTGGAGAGGTTTCAGGGTCTTGGTCCAAGTGTGCAGCGTTCCTCTCTGGCTATGTGCAGGATGTCTTCTATAGTGGATTTGACAGGAAATGACTTTACCAAACTAATGCTTGAAAAATAAGTGACATCCATAATGTATAGTGGTTTCTTTTTGGAAATGCTTAGTATAAAATGTATAGGTTCTGGGTTTAATTGAATAAATGTACTGTTGGACTCCATGCTCTACCATATGTTTGGGACAGCTGGAAGGAGAGGCTGCCTGTTTTCTCCACTGGTTAAGGAAAACGCTTTGTTAGAAGATGGAATTGTACCTGTAGCTGTGGTGTCACTAGGCTCTTGGTAGCAATAAGAAAGATGACGAACAGCCTCTCTTATGATCCAGTATCTCTGCAGCTCAGAAGCAAAGCGTGTGGAAATTCGTGCTGGTTAAGCATAGTATTTCCTTCTGTGATTGTTGGCTGTGTTTGTGTAGTCCATACTGAGAAAATTCTGTTTCCGTAGTACAGAGTCTGTCAGCTCGAATGCTGAGCGGTCTGCCTTTACAGAAATGGATGAAAAAAATGGACAGGTGAAAAAAACCAGAGGACGGCCAGCTCTGCTGATCAGCAGCACAAGCTGGACAGGTTTGGAAACATAGTTTCACTTTTAATGTGTAACCACTGTTTAACAAAAGATAAAACGAGGGCTGTTTATACTTCCTCACACTTGACACTTGCCGTGCTATAGAGACGTGTACATCATCAGTGGCAAAGgtacttttttctcttcatttggcTGGAAGAATTTGAAGACAAGTTGTATATAATATACCTgtataatgtattttaattatagAGCTACAGTCTAGAGGCTCAGATTCAAGAACGATTAAAGagatttcctgctttttttaacTTGAGTTCTAGATATGCTATCATGCATGGTGGCATAAAATGGATTAATAACCTAAAATACTCCTTTATTTCTGATGTGTATTGCGTagttttctcacattttttttctctgtatgaaaaagggaacagaaagtGGAAACAAATCTATTGCTAGTAACCACGGGCAGAGTTGTCTGTACTTTTGAATTAACAGGGCAAGTTCTATACTTAATTCTGTAGCTTTAGAACCTAGAAATTTTTAGCTTGATAGCTTTGAGAATGTGCAGTATTTGTGGCTTGTTTGTCTGCCATGTTGCCCATAAGGGGAGCAAATAAACACTCTGTATGGTTATAGACTTTTATTTATGAAAGTAGTTCCAGCAGTTTTTTAGTAGGAAAAGCACATTCTATACTGAAATCATTTCAGTGAAGGTGAGGAAAATCTTGATTGCTGTTACTTAAAGACAATAATACATTATAAATGGTAGAAATACAAATGTCACTAATAAAGTCTTCTCTTTCAGAGGATGAAGACTTTTCAGTCCTTTTAAAAGCTTTAGAAGGTAGGTGTGAAGGAATTCATCTCACCTATTCAAGGAGGAATGATTGTATTCTGCACAGTGTATTCTACACAAGGGTTTCGCTAAAGAACAGTGCTTCCATATTCAGGTGAAAATGCAGGTGTATTTGATTAATTAGCAGTGGTTTAAGAGTAGTTGAAATAATACAGAAGTGCAACATCTGGTTTCAATTAGAGTAGTTGTCAGAATTGTATTTCTAAGTAGCTTGTAaatagcaattttattttctaagctATTACATATACTTTCCGTAGGCATCTGCTAATAGGAAAGAAGGGAATATGCATTGTCTTATTTTGGAGACTTTGCAGCTGCAGTTTCTAAATCAATAGATTGAAACAGCTGATATGGTGAAGTCAAACAAATGCTTCATCAGTAGTGCATTTGAAAAAGATCATGGTTTTTCTGTAGAAGTTTGTCAATTTCAACATTGCTAAATTTAATACTATTTTACTAGATACGTGCTTGTAAAGAAATTACCTGAAGTAGGAAGCTAAACAGTACGCTGTGACCATTCTTAAACAAGGCATCCATATATTTATTGACTCTTAACAGTTTGTTTAACTTCTCCAGACTATGAGCAGTATATCAACGAGGGAGTCAAGCTTCCATCTTTAGTATGTGTGATTACAGGTAATAGTTTATTCAATTCTTTCAGTGCTAATACAGAAGACGTCAAGTTTACTTTTGTTCTATACTGATGCTTCTGTTGAtcgtgaggagagaggagaggctgtTAGTTGTCTTTATGTCTGGTTGCAAGAGTAGTGATTTATAGTTGGACTGTTACAGCCACATAATCATGGCAgacttttaaagagaaaaagctcTCAGCCTGTGTGTCTAGTACAACTGTGCATTACTCTGTTCAAAAGAATTTAAGCTCAACAATGAGATGCTGCAGCAAAAGAAACTTAAAATCTGATGTTTGGAGTGTTAAGCAGAAAGGTTTTTATTTAGTGTTAGAAAAGAGGACCTAATCATCCAGCGAGGTTTTGCCAAAAAGTTGTGTAGACAGAATGAATGCTGTTTGGTTAACTTTCTCATTAAGAGCAAGCTAAAACTTGTTGTGATTTTGAAGGGCCAATTGTACCGATATAATTTGTCATTAGTAATTTATCTTATGGCTGTAGACAAAATGCAGGTCAAGACTGGGCGATATTGATGGCAGACCTTTACGAATATAGAGTAAACGAGAAGTCTACGTTCGCATTGCTTTCAAAGGGACATAGTCTTTTATGTGTCTTTTTGGGGAGTGTGTGTGGTATCTTTTTTGATGTACCTGATACAACAGCAGTTTGTCAGCTGTAAAGTAAGATGCCCAGACAATGCTATTTTCAGTcatcttgattaaaaaaatgattatatatatttttctgttttaaacaggCAAAGGACCTCTAAAAGACTACTACAATGGACTGATAAATAAACTGCACTTTGAACATATCCAGATCTGTACACCGTGGCTTGAAGCTGAGGATTACCCTCTTTTGCTTGGTAAATAATGGATTATGAAATAAGCTTGAGAATGTGTGGAAAACAGCTTAGCCCACTTGCAGAGAGCTGATACAGATTTTTGTGTGGAAGCTGGTAGAATATAGTAAGTGAAAGAAGTTGCTGATTAGTGATGGTATATTCATGGTTTTGACTCATGCCAGCAAGTTTGCTAAATTTCTGTAACTAGTTTTTCACTGTTACCCCAAGAAGTAGGTATAGTACCTGTGTTGCTATTTTAGcctgttcttttttgtttcttctaacTATGCTGAAATACAGTGTGCCTGTGTTTGTTCTAGTTTACATTTAAGATCATTTCAGTAAATGAAATTATGATGTGAAATCATGACGTTTTTGGCTGAGAAACCGAAAGTAGCTGAACTTATAAATCAATTTGTCTTTGGAATAGTGTTCCCTCAGCATGCTCGTTATACTACCATAAACTGTCAGTAAGCTTAATAAAGTAGTTAAATATATATTCAACTTGATCTACATTATGCAGGGTTAGAGCCTGCCAATTCATATGGCTGTAAAACACTGTGTTTATTTGGTACTTTTAAACTAATGAATATAATGGCTATAAAATCACACTAATTTCTCTGGTTTGAAATCGATTGAACTGGAAGAGGTCACTAGTGAGTCACGCAGCATATTCTGTCTGGCTTGTGATGGAGTTTTCTTGTGCAGTTATCCATTCTTAGAAGATTAAGAGGCATAAAGGCTGTTTTGAATTAAAAGGAATTCTaaaatttcatgtattttaatatGCACTCACCTGGTATGTTTCCAAAGCCTGACTCATTTTAGTCAAAATACTTTACCTACCCCCCCCCGAGTGCTTGGAATTGAGTCATTGTGGAAGGTGTTGCATATAGCTTGGTTTTAGCTTGCATCATCCAAGGAGTATGTAAATAGAAAGGTTTACAGGTTTAAGACTGCAAGAACTGTTTTCAGAGAATTCAGACTCTTgcctgttttgtttgtgtttcaggcTCAGCAGACCTGGGGGTGTGTCTCCACAGATCATCTAGTGGTTTGGATTTACCTATGAAGGTGGTAGATATGTTTGGGTGCTGTTTACCTGTGTGTGCAATACATTTTGAATGGTAAGAGCTTGCTTATTTTGATACAGTTTAAGGGGATCATATAAAACAGTATTCTTACAAAGCAAGAGTTCAGCAGCTACAGCATGTATCAAATTCCAGTATTatgccataaaaaaaaattattcgaCAAGGTGAGTTAGAAATCaagattgttttattttaagttaaaaaattaATACTATTTTCTGCAAAGGTGGGAGCATTTAATGCAACCACTTGCCTTAAAAAATAACTACCCTGTAATCCTTGGTTTCCAtgtacttcatttaaaaaaagcttcCTTCTGTGTAGGCGTATCTCTGTTCTGTGAGGGGCTGAGTGTATGTGTAGTTGGTCTCAGAATTTACAGTCATTTGGGGAAACAGTAACTTTGATAAAGAAAGATAAATCCCCTGTGAAGATCTCATGAACTGGATCATGGACAGATTTTTCCTGTGGGTGAACTTCAAAGTAGATTATTGCCTTGATTTTTAACGTGTGTCTGGATGAATGGCACGAAGACAGAGTGAGGGCCCTCTTGTACTGTCATGGTAGAGTTGGATAGTTTGTCATAGAAGGGAGAAACAATCTTTAAAAAACTGCCTTCTTGGTTCCATTTTGTCAGGTATGAAGCTCATACCTAGACATCCAGGATCATGATGTTACAGATATCCTAGCAGGGTCTCTTCGGGTGTCACTATGCAACTTTTTAAATGTGTATGTCCCACTGGCTGCTTTTTGTGTGACGTTTTCCTCTATGACTTTTCTTCACAGTTTACATGAACTTGTGAAACACAATGAAAATGGCCTGATATTCAGGGACTCGAATGAACTTGCTGAACAACTGAAGGTAAAGGTTTGACTGATTTCTTTCCCACTAGCTATAACCGCAGAGGGGCGACCATGTGAGCTGCCTTTTTGTATCTGACTGTCATCTGTGTATTTTGCATTCTCGGAAGATACTGCTTTGCCTGGTAAATGTTATTGTCCTCACTTCTATTTCAATATGAATCTGAAGCTGGcaacaacattttaaatattgcCATCGTTCACTATTTATAGGGCCAGACCAAAGAGCACTCTCTTATTGCAGCATTGTAGTCAAGGGTTAACGTTGCGGGGGCTAGAATGAGCCTAAAATGTAATATGAtggtatttttctgtgttcttcctttttttaacttACAGATGCTTTTCTTGGGATTTCCTACACTGGAAGGCAAACTtcacaacttcagaaaaaaccTCCGTGTGTCCAAGCAGCTGCGCTGGGATGACAGTTGGGACCAGACTGTTCTTCCTTTGCTTGGGCAGAATGAATGACTTTTTAGGGGAGGAAGGTGTCAAAAAGCTAATATATTCCTGGATAAACAGTGAATAAACACTTTGTATTGTCTAGCGTTGCAGTTTTTAACTACTTCATCTTGGGACGATTGTTTGGACACACCTTTTCCTTTACAATTTGAGCTTCTCGTAAGAAGAATAGTGCTGAAGGTGCAGCCGA
This window harbors:
- the ALG1 gene encoding chitobiosyldiphosphodolichol beta-mannosyltransferase isoform X1 — encoded protein: MAAGSAALVLALAAGALGLAALLRRRRRAAAGLVCVAVLGDLGRSPRMQYHALSLARHGRGVALLGYLQSRPHGDVLRSGRIRLVPVADLRGLQVGPKLFQYVIKVIVQAIQLLYTMLKIDQPSYILLQNPPGLPSIAVAWVACLFWGSKLIIDWHNYGYTIMSLSHGRNHPLVQIAKWYEKLFGRLSDYNLCVTNAMKEDLWVNCNIKAVTLYDKPASYFKETPLELQHQLYMKLARDYEPFKPRTESVSSNAERSAFTEMDEKNGQVKKTRGRPALLISSTSWTEDEDFSVLLKALEDYEQYINEGVKLPSLVCVITGKGPLKDYYNGLINKLHFEHIQICTPWLEAEDYPLLLGSADLGVCLHRSSSGLDLPMKVVDMFGCCLPVCAIHFECLHELVKHNENGLIFRDSNELAEQLKMLFLGFPTLEGKLHNFRKNLRVSKQLRWDDSWDQTVLPLLGQNE
- the ALG1 gene encoding chitobiosyldiphosphodolichol beta-mannosyltransferase isoform X2 — encoded protein: MLKIDQPSYILLQNPPGLPSIAVAWVACLFWGSKLIIDWHNYGYTIMSLSHGRNHPLVQIAKWYEKLFGRLSDYNLCVTNAMKEDLWVNCNIKAVTLYDKPASYFKETPLELQHQLYMKLARDYEPFKPRTESVSSNAERSAFTEMDEKNGQVKKTRGRPALLISSTSWTEDEDFSVLLKALEDYEQYINEGVKLPSLVCVITGKGPLKDYYNGLINKLHFEHIQICTPWLEAEDYPLLLGSADLGVCLHRSSSGLDLPMKVVDMFGCCLPVCAIHFECLHELVKHNENGLIFRDSNELAEQLKMLFLGFPTLEGKLHNFRKNLRVSKQLRWDDSWDQTVLPLLGQNE